The DNA window AGCAAACGCGAACAGATGATTTTTTACTCTTCGCGAAGCAAAAACAAAACCAACGAGATGAATTTTTCCTAATCTTTCAATTCTTCATAAGGAAAATACATCGGTTAGAATTTTCTTTTATTTCTATTTCTTCTTAATCCATTTCTTTGCTTCATTCAAAGAAATAAATCTATCATAATTTATATTAATTTTATTGGTGATAGTAGTAATGAGATTACTAATTCAGGAATCGAAGATTTGAAAATAATTAGAACTGATAGCTTTCCCCTAAGTCAAGATGAGATTTGAATTGCAGAAGCGCAAATAGAACAGACAACATCTGTATCGCTTCTTCGTAGAACAGTTATTGAATGGTATAATGAACAAGGTCAGTATTTACAAATAATAGATCCAAATTATTACCAAGGTATTAATATTTATATGGATTATGCAGCTAATTGTTGGATTATTGGTGTTGAAAGTTATAAACCTTTTGTTCATCATGTGTCAATTAGAAGAAGCCACAATATTGAGGCTTCCGGAGGATATTTTTACGATGCTACAATGTTTGGAAATGGGGGGGGGGATGAGTGTTCTTACCAATTTCCTTGACAAATCTTTGTCTCAAATCAAATTTTTCATATTTTCTGATGCGACTTTTCTCAAAAGCGCATCATAGACTGATTATAGGTAACTGAATTGTTGGTTTCAGTCATCTTGCGGAACTTAAATTTATCTTGTTGATTCTACAATAATTCGAAACAAAAGCATCGGTCGAAAAATTATTCTATAAAGGTATTTAGATGAACAAGAAAATTTTAGTAGTAATTTTTAATTCAGTAACCCTTTTCCCATCTCAAATTCCCAAGCTTAGAGGCTTCTTCTCAAACAAATTTCCGGAAGATACAGAATTCCATAATCATTTACCAGATGGTAGTTTCTCTTATAAATTTCCACAGATTCAATACAGGATCATCAATAAACATCCTGCACTTATTGGAATAGAAAATGGAATTGAGATACTTAAAAGACTTTTCTTTTCTCTGGATGAAATTATCATCGATAATCGGGTTTATAACCTACATGAAAAGGAAATCACCTTGAAAGCTGTAAAGATTGGAATATCTGATGAATTCATTAATTACCGTTTTTCTTCTCCCTGGATGGCTCTTAATGAAAGTAATTATTTGAAATACAATGATAAAAACAAGTTCGAGAAGCAGCAATTCCTGAAACATATTCTCAGGGAAAATCTCAAAACGCTTTCCAAAGGATTTGATTATTGGATACAGGAAATCGAAGAAATCAAGGTGGAAGGTTATTTCAAACCCAGACAGGTAAATTTTAAAAACCGCAAAATGCTTTGTTTCTCCGGAGATTTTACTACCAATTTCCATATTCCCGAATTTCTGGGATTGGGAAAACAAAGTGCACGGGGTTTTGGTGTGGTGGAATATGTGCGTTGAGCATATAACCGAAGACAAACTTGCGATGAAAAAACACAAAAGCGACAATGCGTATTTTCGCCAAAACGAGAAAAGAGATTATGAATAGAAATTCACAGAAACGCATTTACGGTGATAATATTTATTTCATCACCTGTGCTGTGCATGATAAAATTGAATTTTTCAAAGAATCTCAATTATGTGAATTATGGATACAGGAAATCAAATTATGCAAAGAATTGAAACAATTTTTATTAATCGCCTTTTGTTTGATTTACGATCATTTCCATTTATTGATTAAACCCAACAACGAGATTGCCAATTATTCGAAAATTATGCATTTTTTAAAACGAAATTTTTCACAAAATGCCAATAAAATTTTGGGTTATGTGCGATTAAATGATGAAGGCGACAATGCGCCCGAAGGCGACAATGCGCATTGTCTTCAATGGCAAATCAAAATGGATAATTTCGTTATTCAAACAAGAAATAAATTTCTCGAAAAACACGGAAAATATCACAATTTACCCAAATTCAAATGGCAAAAATCATTTCATGATCATATTATTCGAAATCAAAAGGATTTGGCAAATCATTGGAATTATACGATGAATAATTTTTTGAAACACGGGTTACCCGAAAATTGGCAATACACCGGATTGAATTACCCGGAGCTCATCGATGAAATCGATTGATCGATCATACGAAGGCGACGTTGCGGTGAAAAAACACGAAAGCGACGTTGGCAAACGTCGCCCATTCGCCGCAAGCGATGATGCGCATCATCGCCAAACCCAACCGCGTTGTTCGCGAACGTCACGAGGGAACATGGCGACAATACGCATTGTCGCATTCGCAAAAAAAACGGAGGTGAGAGATGATAAATAAATTAAAAATCTTAGGCGAGTATATATCTGAAAACTCACAAGATCTGAATACAATGAATATTAGCGATATTAATTCAGCAAATGTTATTGTATTAAGTTATACTCTAATCGAGAATGAATGTGAATTTAAAGAAATCGACATAATGGAATATGATGACACAAAGAAAAACAAATTAATGCTTTTAAAAGATATAAAGGGAAATAAAGTTTCATCTTTTCCAACTGTTTATATCGATTCAAAAGGGATTGAAAAATCGTTGAAAAAGATAAATCGAATATTAAAATCTACGATGGAAATAAATACAGATCTGAAAGCTTTGAGTACTTTGTTTAATTATGAATTAGAAAACTGGAAAAAAGCAAATCAAAATAATCCTGACCGAGAAAAATCAGAATTAATGGAAAGTAACTTTTTGGAAAAAATCCCAAACTATTTATCTACTGAAGATAAAAATTTATTAACAATTAAAATTAATGATAAATTCATTGGCGATTCAGAGTATTTTAAACCAGTAATCCATAATTACC is part of the Candidatus Cloacimonadota bacterium genome and encodes:
- a CDS encoding transposase, giving the protein MNRNSQKRIYGDNIYFITCAVHDKIEFFKESQLCELWIQEIKLCKELKQFLLIAFCLIYDHFHLLIKPNNEIANYSKIMHFLKRNFSQNANKILGYVRLNDEGDNAPEGDNAHCLQWQIKMDNFVIQTRNKFLEKHGKYHNLPKFKWQKSFHDHIIRNQKDLANHWNYTMNNFLKHGLPENWQYTGLNYPELIDEID